One genomic segment of Dissulfurirhabdus thermomarina includes these proteins:
- a CDS encoding YbjQ family protein — translation MILTNIETIPGKTVVEHFGIVQGSTVRAKHIGRDIMAGLKNLVGGELKGYTELLQEAREEALGRMAAQAESLGANAVLNIRFATSSVAQGAAELFAYGTAVRVE, via the coding sequence CTGATATTGACCAATATCGAGACTATCCCGGGAAAGACCGTGGTGGAACACTTCGGCATCGTGCAGGGGAGCACCGTCCGGGCCAAGCACATCGGCCGGGACATCATGGCCGGGCTCAAGAACCTCGTGGGCGGCGAGCTCAAGGGCTACACCGAGCTCCTCCAGGAGGCCCGGGAGGAGGCACTCGGCCGGATGGCCGCCCAGGCGGAGAGCCTCGGGGCCAACGCCGTGCTGAACATCCGTTTCGCCACCTCCTCCGTGGCCCAGGGCGCCGCCGAGCTCTTCGCCTACGGCACCGCCGTCCGCGTGGAGTAG
- a CDS encoding YbjQ family protein, protein MGEFVLRNLDLLLFLSLLVLGYGAGTVAERRHYASIRRRERELVTLPVTTTRNYPAVDAVREAFLVRGSVVVSIDYFKRLLAVLRNIFGGRVKSYESLVDRARREAILRLKEAARARGADICVNLRLETSAIGRSANQEKHIGSVEVVAYATALVFEGTARRAA, encoded by the coding sequence ATGGGTGAGTTCGTCCTCCGGAACCTCGACCTCCTCCTCTTCCTCTCCCTCCTCGTTCTCGGCTACGGCGCGGGAACCGTGGCCGAGCGCCGCCACTACGCCTCCATCCGGCGGCGGGAGCGGGAACTGGTCACGCTCCCCGTCACCACCACCCGGAACTACCCCGCCGTGGATGCCGTGCGCGAGGCCTTCCTGGTGCGGGGCAGCGTCGTGGTCTCCATCGACTACTTCAAGCGCCTCCTCGCCGTGTTGCGGAACATCTTCGGCGGCCGGGTCAAGTCCTACGAATCGCTGGTGGACCGCGCCCGCCGGGAGGCCATCCTCCGCCTGAAGGAGGCCGCCCGGGCCCGGGGCGCCGACATCTGCGTGAACCTCCGGCTCGAGACCTCCGCCATCGGCCGCTCCGCCAACCAGGAGAAACATATCGGGAGCGTCGAGGTGGTGGCCTACGCCACGGCCCTGGTCTTCGAGGGCACCGCCCGGCGGGCCGCCTGA